From the Streptomyces sp. Tu 2975 genome, one window contains:
- a CDS encoding HAMP domain-containing sensor histidine kinase: protein MRTRLLPLLIVLMAGVLLALGFPLAVSVAAAQQQSVVVDRIDDTVRFAALAQFVTDQGSAPDERRSTLQEQLDRYHDTYGIKAGVFYRSGNSMARAPHDWYVPGEGEGREAFQEALTGRRSDDPPQVWPWQRGERLVVASPVVRDGDVVAVVFTDSPTDQLRSRVLRGWLLIVAGESAAMLVAVGAAFRLTGWVLRPVRILDAATHDIATGRMNSRVAAAGGPPELRRLARSFNEMADNVEEVLEQQRAFVADASHQLRNPLAALLLRIELLALELPEGNPEIASVRTEGKRLAQVLDDLLDLALAEHASAELQLTDIGELTAERVAAWRPLADEKRVVLSYETGAVTAWADPVALSSALDAVIDNALKFTPQGEEVTVEVAAQGNTSTILITDRGPGLTDEELSRIGDRFWRSGRHQNVKGSGLGLSISRALLAAGGGSIAYAHHEPHGLMVTLTLPRTHAEDA, encoded by the coding sequence GTGCGTACCCGACTCCTTCCGCTCCTCATCGTGCTCATGGCCGGTGTGCTGCTGGCGCTCGGCTTTCCGCTGGCCGTGAGCGTCGCGGCGGCGCAGCAGCAGAGCGTCGTCGTCGACCGGATCGACGACACCGTGCGTTTCGCGGCGCTGGCCCAGTTCGTCACCGACCAGGGCTCCGCCCCGGACGAGCGGCGGTCCACGCTGCAGGAGCAGCTCGACCGGTACCACGACACGTACGGGATCAAGGCGGGCGTCTTCTACCGCAGCGGCAACTCCATGGCCCGCGCCCCGCACGACTGGTACGTGCCGGGCGAGGGCGAGGGTCGCGAGGCGTTCCAGGAGGCGCTCACCGGCCGGCGCAGCGACGACCCGCCGCAGGTGTGGCCCTGGCAGCGCGGCGAACGGCTCGTCGTCGCCTCGCCCGTCGTACGGGACGGGGACGTCGTCGCCGTCGTGTTCACCGACTCGCCCACCGACCAACTGCGCTCGCGGGTCCTGCGCGGCTGGCTGCTTATCGTCGCCGGTGAGTCCGCCGCGATGCTCGTCGCCGTCGGCGCGGCCTTCCGGCTGACCGGGTGGGTGCTGCGGCCCGTACGGATCCTGGACGCCGCCACCCACGACATCGCGACCGGCCGGATGAACTCGCGGGTCGCCGCCGCCGGGGGGCCGCCGGAACTCAGACGGCTGGCGCGCTCGTTCAACGAGATGGCCGACAACGTCGAGGAAGTCCTCGAACAGCAGCGGGCCTTCGTCGCGGACGCCTCCCACCAGCTGCGCAACCCGCTCGCCGCCCTCCTGCTGCGCATCGAACTGCTCGCCCTCGAACTCCCCGAGGGCAATCCCGAGATCGCCTCCGTCCGCACCGAGGGCAAACGCCTCGCCCAGGTCCTCGACGACCTGCTGGACCTGGCGCTCGCCGAGCACGCCTCCGCGGAGCTCCAGCTCACCGACATCGGCGAGCTGACCGCCGAGCGGGTGGCCGCCTGGCGGCCGCTCGCCGACGAGAAGCGGGTGGTGCTGTCCTACGAGACAGGGGCTGTCACCGCCTGGGCGGATCCGGTGGCGCTCTCCAGCGCGCTCGACGCGGTGATCGACAACGCCCTGAAGTTCACCCCTCAGGGCGAGGAGGTCACCGTCGAGGTCGCGGCACAGGGCAACACGTCGACCATCCTGATCACCGACCGTGGCCCGGGCCTGACCGATGAGGAGCTCTCCCGGATCGGCGACCGCTTCTGGCGCAGCGGCCGTCACCAGAACGTGAAGGGCTCCGGCCTCGGCCTGTCCATCTCGAGGGCGCTGCTGGCAGCCGGCGGCGGGTCCATCGCGTACGCGCACCACGAGCCGCACGGCCTGATGGTGACGCTCACGCTGCCGCGGACCCACGCGGAGGACGCCTGA
- a CDS encoding response regulator transcription factor: MRLLLVEDDDHVAAALSAVLARHGFEVVHARNGEEALRAVLPATDPAKPPFGVVLLDLGLPDQDGYQVCGKLRKLTSTPVIMVTARSDVRSRIHGLNLGADDYVVKPYDTGELLARIHAVSRRTVPGEDAGAPAADEALRLGPVTIELPTRRVSVDGADVQLTRKEFDLLALLAQRPGVVFRREQIISEVWRTSWEGTGRTLEVHVASLRSKLRMPALIETVRGVGYRLVAPAGA; the protein is encoded by the coding sequence ATGAGGCTGCTGCTCGTCGAGGACGACGACCATGTCGCCGCCGCCCTGTCGGCGGTGCTCGCCAGGCACGGCTTCGAGGTGGTCCATGCCCGCAACGGCGAGGAAGCCCTCCGTGCCGTCCTGCCCGCCACCGACCCGGCCAAGCCGCCCTTCGGGGTCGTCCTCCTGGACCTCGGCCTGCCTGATCAGGACGGCTATCAGGTCTGCGGCAAGCTCAGGAAGCTCACCTCCACGCCCGTGATCATGGTGACCGCGCGCTCGGACGTCCGCTCCCGCATCCACGGACTCAACCTCGGCGCCGACGACTATGTGGTCAAGCCGTACGACACGGGGGAACTGCTCGCCCGGATCCACGCGGTCAGCCGGCGCACCGTCCCCGGTGAGGACGCCGGTGCGCCCGCCGCCGACGAGGCGCTGCGGCTCGGGCCGGTCACCATCGAGCTGCCCACCCGCAGGGTCAGTGTCGACGGGGCGGACGTGCAGCTCACGCGCAAGGAGTTCGACCTGCTGGCGCTGCTCGCCCAGCGCCCGGGAGTGGTCTTCCGGCGTGAGCAGATCATCAGCGAGGTGTGGCGGACCAGCTGGGAGGGCACCGGCCGCACGCTCGAGGTGCATGTGGCGTCGCTGCGCTCGAAGCTCCGGATGCCGGCCCTGATCGAGACCGTGCGGGGCGTCGGCTACCGGCTCGTCGCGCCCGCCGGGGCGTAG
- a CDS encoding amino acid ABC transporter ATP-binding protein: MSGVSVTKDAEDAVPTADLVVLSNVNKHFGALHVLQDIDLTIARGEVVVVIGPSGSGKSTLCRTINRLETIDSGAISIDGKPLPHEGKELARLRADVGMVFQSFNLFAHKTVLENVTLGQIKVRKADKKAAETKARALLDRVGVGAQADKYPAQLSGGQQQRVAIARALAMDPKVMLFDEPTSALDPEMINEVLEVMQQLARDGMTMVVVTHEMGFARSAANRVVFMADGKIVEEASPEEFFSNPRSDRAKDFLSKILHH; encoded by the coding sequence ATGAGCGGAGTGTCAGTGACCAAGGACGCCGAGGACGCGGTGCCCACGGCCGATCTGGTCGTGCTGAGCAACGTGAACAAGCACTTCGGCGCGCTGCATGTGCTCCAGGACATCGACCTGACCATCGCCAGGGGCGAGGTCGTGGTCGTCATCGGACCCTCCGGGTCCGGAAAGTCCACGCTGTGCCGCACCATCAACCGCCTGGAGACGATCGACTCCGGCGCGATCTCGATCGACGGCAAGCCGCTGCCGCACGAGGGCAAGGAGCTCGCCCGGCTGCGCGCCGACGTGGGCATGGTCTTCCAGTCGTTCAACCTCTTCGCGCACAAGACCGTGCTGGAGAACGTGACGCTGGGCCAGATCAAGGTGCGCAAGGCCGACAAGAAGGCGGCGGAGACCAAGGCGCGGGCCCTGCTGGACCGAGTGGGCGTCGGTGCGCAGGCCGACAAGTACCCGGCGCAGCTCTCCGGTGGCCAGCAGCAGCGTGTGGCGATCGCGCGTGCGCTGGCGATGGACCCGAAAGTGATGCTCTTCGACGAGCCGACGTCGGCGCTCGACCCCGAGATGATCAACGAGGTTCTCGAGGTCATGCAGCAGTTGGCACGTGACGGGATGACAATGGTGGTCGTCACACATGAGATGGGCTTCGCCCGCTCGGCCGCGAACCGGGTCGTATTCATGGCCGACGGCAAGATCGTGGAAGAGGCATCGCCCGAGGAATTCTTCAGCAACCCGCGCAGCGACCGGGCCAAGGACTTCCTGTCGAAGATCCTTCACCACTGA
- a CDS encoding glutamate ABC transporter substrate-binding protein has product MKLRKVTAASATVLALALSATACGSDSGKDSGSGSTEGGGEKITVGIKYDQPGLGLKTPDGKFTGFDVDVATYVAKELGYDEGDIEFKETKSADRETALARGDVDFIAATYSITDERKQKVDFAGPYLLAHQDLLIRADDNIAKGDDLNGKKLCSVTGSTSAQNVKKDFAPKAQLRQYPTYSQCLSALQSGQVDALTTDDSILAGYASQEQYKGKFKLAGLKLSNENYGIGVKKGDKEMVDKINAALEKMVQDKAWDEAVKANFGPANYKNEPAPEIGNIVK; this is encoded by the coding sequence ATGAAGCTTCGTAAGGTCACCGCCGCTTCGGCCACCGTCCTCGCGCTCGCCCTGTCGGCCACGGCCTGCGGCTCCGACAGCGGCAAGGACAGCGGCAGCGGCTCCACCGAGGGCGGCGGCGAGAAGATTACGGTCGGCATCAAGTACGACCAGCCGGGCCTCGGCCTGAAGACCCCTGACGGCAAGTTCACCGGCTTCGACGTCGACGTCGCCACCTATGTCGCCAAGGAGCTCGGCTACGACGAGGGTGACATCGAGTTCAAGGAGACGAAGAGCGCCGACCGCGAGACCGCGCTTGCCCGCGGCGACGTGGACTTCATCGCCGCCACGTACTCGATCACCGACGAGCGCAAGCAGAAGGTCGACTTCGCCGGCCCGTACCTGCTCGCCCACCAGGACCTGCTGATCCGCGCCGACGACAACATCGCCAAGGGCGACGACCTCAACGGCAAGAAGCTCTGCTCGGTCACCGGTTCCACGTCCGCGCAGAACGTGAAGAAGGACTTCGCGCCGAAGGCCCAGCTCAGGCAGTACCCGACGTACTCGCAGTGCCTCAGCGCCCTCCAGAGCGGCCAGGTCGACGCGCTGACCACGGACGACTCGATCCTCGCGGGCTATGCCTCGCAGGAGCAGTACAAGGGCAAGTTCAAGCTCGCCGGCCTCAAGCTGAGCAACGAGAACTACGGCATCGGCGTCAAGAAGGGCGACAAGGAGATGGTCGACAAGATCAACGCCGCCCTCGAGAAGATGGTCCAGGACAAGGCCTGGGACGAGGCCGTGAAGGCGAACTTCGGCCCGGCCAACTACAAGAACGAGCCCGCCCCGGAGATCGGCAACATCGTCAAGTGA
- a CDS encoding amino acid ABC transporter permease, translating to MFDFLEGYDLLGAFWMTVKLTVLSGIGSLVLGTVLAGMRVSPVPLMRGFGTVYVNVVRNIPLTVIIVFSSLGLADVFGMTLGVADDFDALSFRLAVLGLAAYTAAFVCEAVRSGINTVPVGQAEAARALGLNFTQVLMTIVLPQAFRSVIGPLTNVLIALTKNTTVAAAIGVAEAALLMKEMIENEAQLVLITAVFAFGFVVLTLPTGLILGWVGKRMAVKR from the coding sequence GTGTTCGACTTTCTTGAAGGTTACGACTTGCTCGGGGCGTTCTGGATGACGGTGAAGCTCACCGTCCTCTCCGGAATCGGCTCCCTGGTGCTCGGCACCGTCCTCGCAGGGATGCGGGTGAGCCCGGTGCCCTTGATGCGCGGATTCGGCACGGTCTACGTGAACGTGGTCCGGAACATTCCGCTGACCGTGATCATCGTCTTCTCCTCGCTCGGCCTCGCCGATGTCTTCGGCATGACCCTGGGCGTGGCCGATGACTTCGACGCACTGTCGTTCCGGCTGGCGGTTCTCGGGCTCGCCGCCTACACCGCTGCGTTCGTCTGCGAAGCCGTACGCTCCGGCATCAACACAGTGCCGGTGGGACAAGCAGAGGCGGCACGCGCTCTCGGCCTGAACTTCACCCAGGTCCTGATGACCATCGTGCTTCCGCAGGCGTTCCGCTCGGTCATCGGTCCGCTGACCAATGTACTGATCGCGCTTACCAAGAACACCACGGTCGCGGCAGCCATCGGTGTGGCCGAGGCGGCTCTCCTGATGAAGGAGATGATCGAGAACGAGGCGCAACTGGTCCTCATCACCGCGGTCTTCGCCTTCGGTTTCGTGGTTCTGACCCTTCCCACCGGACTCATCCTCGGCTGGGTCGGCAAGCGCATGGCGGTGAAGCGATGA
- a CDS encoding amino acid ABC transporter permease — translation MTSVLYDAPGPRAKRRNIIYTIVFLVLLVLGIWWAIGEMSDKGQLEWSLWKPFTESEAWTTYLLPGLGNTLKAAALAMIIALPLGAIFGIARLSDHRWVRVPAGVVVEFFRAIPVLILMLFANELYAGFDGISSDVRPLYAVVTGLVLYNASVLAEVVRAGILSLPKGQSEAAKAIGLRKGQTMTSVLLPQSITAMLPALVSQLVVIVKDTALGGALLAFAELLSAQGTLSANYANTIPSFIVVALIFIVLNLILTTFASWLEGRLRRAKRGTGAVLTAPGGAEEPVAEPGLGKTDDGRGA, via the coding sequence ATGACGTCCGTCCTCTACGACGCCCCCGGGCCCCGCGCCAAGCGTCGCAACATCATCTACACGATCGTCTTCCTCGTCCTGCTGGTGCTGGGCATCTGGTGGGCCATCGGCGAGATGTCCGACAAGGGACAGCTCGAATGGTCACTGTGGAAGCCGTTCACCGAGTCCGAGGCCTGGACCACGTATCTGCTGCCCGGACTCGGCAACACGCTGAAGGCGGCGGCGCTCGCGATGATCATCGCGCTTCCGCTCGGCGCGATCTTCGGCATCGCCAGGCTCTCCGACCACCGTTGGGTCCGCGTCCCGGCCGGGGTCGTCGTGGAGTTCTTCCGCGCCATCCCGGTCCTGATCCTGATGCTGTTCGCGAATGAGCTCTACGCGGGCTTCGACGGCATCAGCAGCGACGTCCGCCCGCTGTACGCCGTGGTCACCGGCCTCGTGCTCTACAACGCGTCGGTCCTCGCCGAGGTCGTACGGGCCGGCATCCTGTCGCTGCCCAAGGGGCAGTCGGAGGCCGCGAAGGCGATCGGCCTGCGCAAGGGCCAGACGATGACGAGCGTTCTGCTGCCGCAGTCCATCACCGCGATGCTGCCGGCGCTGGTCAGTCAGCTCGTCGTCATCGTCAAGGACACCGCGCTCGGCGGTGCGCTGCTGGCCTTCGCCGAGCTGCTCAGCGCCCAGGGAACACTGTCCGCGAACTACGCGAACACCATCCCCAGCTTCATCGTCGTCGCGTTGATCTTCATCGTCCTCAACCTGATCCTCACTACGTTCGCCTCGTGGCTGGAAGGCAGGCTGCGCCGGGCCAAGAGGGGCACGGGCGCGGTGCTGACCGCACCCGGCGGCGCGGAGGAGCCCGTCGCCGAGCCCGGCCTCGGCAAGACCGATGACGGACGCGGCGCCTGA
- a CDS encoding putative leader peptide, translating into MNDTDVRLWRRVHMDLVRYAGCVCRPSC; encoded by the coding sequence ATGAACGACACCGATGTGCGCCTGTGGCGGAGGGTCCATATGGACCTCGTCCGCTACGCGGGCTGCGTGTGTCGGCCGTCCTGCTGA
- a CDS encoding cysteine dioxygenase, translating to MTGAPTSAELLDFVRHAAADKELIASLPLDPEGRTWLRLEGPRGSEAWLIGWPPGTGTGWHDHADSVGAFATAEGVLKENSLAVRLPSAGWKTLELDDGVDRERLLAAGRSRAFGTHHVHEVLNESSVEHAVSVHAYYPPLPLMRRYSRSGAVLRLEHVEHPEDWQ from the coding sequence CTGACGGGCGCGCCGACCTCCGCAGAGCTGCTCGACTTCGTGCGGCACGCCGCCGCCGACAAGGAACTGATCGCTTCGCTGCCCCTCGACCCCGAGGGACGCACCTGGCTGCGGCTCGAAGGACCGCGCGGCAGTGAGGCGTGGCTCATCGGCTGGCCGCCCGGCACCGGCACCGGCTGGCACGACCACGCCGACTCCGTCGGGGCGTTCGCCACGGCGGAGGGCGTGCTGAAGGAGAACTCTCTCGCCGTGCGGCTTCCCTCCGCCGGCTGGAAGACGCTCGAACTCGACGACGGTGTGGACCGGGAGCGGCTCCTGGCCGCCGGCCGGTCCCGCGCCTTCGGTACGCACCATGTGCACGAGGTGCTCAACGAGTCGTCCGTCGAGCACGCTGTCTCGGTCCATGCGTACTACCCGCCGCTGCCGTTGATGAGGCGCTACAGCCGGTCGGGGGCCGTTCTCCGACTCGAGCACGTCGAGCACCCGGAGGACTGGCAGTGA
- a CDS encoding rhodanese-like domain-containing protein, translating to MSGPPGIDEYLERVRQGLERIGPQEAFEAAADGALLVDIRYQALRERDGLIPGALVVERNELEWRLDPQGSHRLPEAVAHDLRIVVICNEGYASSLAALSLHQLGLRRATDLVGGFQAWKSAGLPVTR from the coding sequence GTGAGCGGGCCTCCTGGGATCGACGAGTACCTGGAGCGGGTGCGGCAAGGGCTCGAACGGATCGGCCCGCAAGAGGCATTCGAAGCGGCGGCCGACGGGGCGCTGCTGGTCGACATCCGCTACCAGGCACTACGCGAACGCGACGGGCTGATCCCCGGGGCGCTGGTCGTGGAGCGCAATGAACTGGAATGGCGGCTGGACCCGCAGGGCAGTCATCGTCTCCCCGAGGCGGTCGCCCACGACCTGCGGATCGTGGTGATCTGCAACGAGGGTTATGCCTCCTCCCTCGCGGCCCTGTCCCTGCACCAGCTGGGACTACGGCGTGCGACCGACCTCGTCGGTGGTTTCCAGGCATGGAAGTCGGCGGGGCTGCCGGTCACACGGTAG
- the recX gene encoding recombination regulator RecX produces the protein MAARRTEWPGDSPDSSRAEKELSPKDPAERARAICLRLLTGTPRTRKQLADALHKREIPPEVAEEVLSRFEDVGLINDAAFAEAWVESRHHGRGLARRALARELRTKGVDSALIDEAVGQLDSDQEEATARELVARKLRATRGLERDRRLRRLAGMLARKGYSEGMALRVVRRALEEEGEDTADLDDVGD, from the coding sequence ATGGCCGCCCGGCGTACCGAATGGCCGGGTGACAGCCCCGACTCGTCGAGGGCCGAGAAGGAGCTGTCACCCAAGGATCCGGCGGAGCGGGCGCGGGCCATCTGCCTGCGCCTGCTCACCGGGACCCCGCGCACCCGCAAACAGCTCGCGGACGCGCTGCACAAACGCGAGATCCCTCCGGAAGTGGCCGAGGAGGTCCTCTCCCGCTTCGAGGACGTGGGGCTCATCAACGACGCCGCCTTCGCGGAGGCGTGGGTGGAGTCCCGGCATCACGGCCGGGGCCTCGCCCGGCGGGCCCTCGCGCGGGAGCTGCGTACCAAGGGCGTGGATTCCGCGCTGATCGACGAGGCTGTGGGGCAGCTCGACTCCGACCAGGAGGAGGCGACGGCCCGCGAGCTGGTGGCGCGGAAACTGCGCGCCACCAGGGGCTTGGAGCGTGACCGTCGTCTCCGCCGGCTGGCCGGGATGCTGGCCCGCAAGGGCTACTCCGAGGGCATGGCCCTGCGGGTGGTGAGGCGTGCCTTGGAGGAAGAGGGCGAGGACACGGCGGATCTGGACGACGTGGGGGACTAG
- the recA gene encoding recombinase RecA, with protein MAGTDREKALDAALAQIERQFGKGAVMRLGERPNEPIEVIPTGSTALDVALGVGGLPRGRVVEVYGPESSGKTTLTLHAVANAQKAGGAVAFVDAEHALDPEYAKKLGVDIDNLILSQPDNGEQALEIVDMLVRSGALDLIVIDSVAALVPKAEIEGEMGDSHVGLQARLMSQALRKITSALNQSKTTAIFINQLREKIGVMFGSPETTTGGRALKFYASVRLDIRRIETLKDGTDAVGNRTRVKVVKNKVAPPFKQAEFDILYGQGISREGGLIDMGVEHGFVRKAGAWYTYEGDQLGQGKENARNFLKDNPDLANEIEKKIKEKLGVGVRPETPAAEPGTDAAAGAAPAEDAAKSVPAPASKAKAAKTAAAKG; from the coding sequence ATGGCAGGAACCGACCGCGAGAAGGCGCTCGACGCCGCGCTCGCACAGATTGAACGCCAATTCGGCAAGGGTGCCGTGATGCGGCTGGGCGAGCGGCCGAACGAGCCCATCGAGGTCATCCCCACCGGGTCGACCGCCCTCGACGTCGCCCTCGGCGTCGGCGGCCTGCCGCGCGGGCGTGTGGTGGAGGTGTACGGACCGGAGTCCTCCGGTAAGACGACCCTCACGCTGCACGCCGTGGCCAACGCCCAGAAGGCGGGCGGAGCGGTGGCCTTCGTGGACGCGGAGCACGCCCTCGACCCGGAGTACGCCAAGAAGCTCGGCGTCGACATCGACAACCTGATCCTGTCCCAGCCGGACAACGGCGAGCAGGCCCTCGAGATCGTCGACATGCTCGTCCGCTCCGGCGCGCTCGACCTGATCGTCATCGACTCCGTCGCGGCCCTTGTGCCCAAGGCGGAGATCGAGGGCGAGATGGGTGACTCGCACGTCGGTCTGCAGGCGCGGCTGATGAGCCAGGCGCTCCGGAAGATCACCAGCGCGCTGAACCAGTCCAAGACCACCGCGATCTTCATCAACCAGCTCCGCGAGAAGATCGGTGTGATGTTCGGCTCCCCGGAGACCACGACCGGTGGCCGGGCGCTGAAGTTCTACGCCTCGGTGCGTCTGGACATCCGTCGTATCGAGACCCTGAAGGACGGCACGGACGCGGTCGGCAACCGGACCCGGGTCAAGGTCGTCAAGAACAAGGTCGCCCCGCCCTTCAAGCAGGCCGAGTTCGACATCCTCTACGGCCAGGGCATCAGCCGCGAGGGTGGTCTGATCGACATGGGCGTGGAGCACGGCTTCGTCCGTAAGGCCGGTGCCTGGTACACGTACGAGGGCGACCAGCTGGGCCAGGGCAAGGAGAACGCCCGTAACTTCCTGAAGGACAACCCCGATCTCGCCAACGAGATCGAGAAGAAGATCAAGGAGAAGCTCGGCGTCGGCGTCAGGCCGGAGACCCCTGCGGCGGAGCCGGGAACGGACGCCGCGGCCGGAGCAGCTCCGGCCGAGGACGCGGCGAAGTCCGTGCCCGCCCCCGCGTCCAAGGCGAAGGCGGCCAAGACGGCGGCGGCCAAGGGGTAG
- a CDS encoding AI-2E family transporter — MPRWLPRALILALALYACFQLGSWAFHQLIGLLINVLIAFFLALAIEPAVGRMAARGMRRGIATFLVFFAVLVAGVGFVVLLGSMLAGQIVEMVEDFPQYLDSVIRWINTTFRTELSRVEVQDSLLRSDWLRKYVQNSATGVLDVSATVLGGLFKLLTIFLFSFYFAADGPRLRRALCSVLPPAKQTEVLRAWEIAVDKTGGYLYSRGLMALISGVAHYILLEILGVPYAPALAVWVGLVSQFIPTIGTYLAGALPMLIAFTIDPWYALWVLGFVVIYQQFENYVLQPKLTARTVDIHPAVAFGSVVAGTALLGAVGALIAIPAVATLQAFLGAYVKRYTVTDDPRVHAHSRHGGGRLARVRSALGNGRQAPSTSERSSGGVPPQAGSGS; from the coding sequence ATGCCGCGGTGGCTGCCGCGCGCGCTGATACTCGCTCTGGCGCTCTACGCCTGCTTCCAGCTCGGCAGCTGGGCCTTCCACCAACTCATCGGCCTCTTGATCAACGTCCTGATCGCCTTCTTCCTGGCGCTCGCGATCGAGCCCGCGGTGGGGCGGATGGCGGCCCGCGGCATGCGCCGGGGCATCGCCACCTTCCTGGTGTTCTTCGCGGTGCTCGTCGCGGGGGTGGGGTTCGTCGTCCTGCTCGGTTCGATGCTGGCCGGCCAGATCGTCGAGATGGTCGAGGACTTCCCGCAATACCTCGACTCGGTCATCCGCTGGATCAACACCACCTTCCGGACGGAACTCTCCCGGGTGGAGGTGCAGGACAGCCTGCTGCGGTCCGACTGGCTGAGGAAATACGTCCAGAACAGCGCCACCGGTGTGCTGGACGTCTCGGCGACCGTGCTCGGCGGACTGTTCAAGCTGCTGACGATCTTCCTGTTCTCGTTCTACTTCGCGGCCGACGGGCCCCGGCTGCGCCGCGCGCTCTGCTCCGTCCTGCCCCCTGCCAAGCAGACGGAGGTCCTGCGGGCCTGGGAGATCGCGGTCGACAAGACCGGCGGCTACCTCTACTCACGCGGACTGATGGCGCTGATCTCCGGAGTCGCGCACTACATCCTGCTGGAGATCCTCGGGGTGCCCTACGCCCCGGCCCTCGCGGTCTGGGTCGGCCTGGTGTCACAGTTCATCCCGACCATCGGCACGTACCTGGCGGGCGCGCTGCCGATGCTGATCGCGTTCACGATCGATCCTTGGTACGCCCTGTGGGTCCTCGGCTTCGTCGTGATCTACCAGCAGTTCGAGAACTACGTGCTGCAGCCGAAGCTCACCGCCAGGACGGTGGACATCCACCCGGCGGTCGCCTTCGGCTCGGTCGTGGCGGGTACCGCCCTGCTGGGGGCGGTCGGCGCGCTGATCGCGATCCCGGCGGTCGCCACCCTCCAGGCATTCCTCGGGGCGTACGTGAAGCGGTACACGGTGACCGACGACCCGCGGGTCCACGCCCACAGCAGGCACGGTGGCGGCCGGCTGGCACGGGTGCGCAGCGCGCTGGGGAACGGCCGGCAGGCTCCGTCCACATCCGAGCGCTCATCCGGCGGGGTGCCCCCGCAGGCCGGCTCCGGGTCCTGA
- a CDS encoding DUF3046 domain-containing protein: MRLTIFWERMADHFGAAYADSFARDHVMAELGGRTIHEALAAGWEAKDVWRAVCAAMDIPADKR; the protein is encoded by the coding sequence ATGCGGTTGACGATTTTCTGGGAACGCATGGCCGACCACTTCGGAGCGGCGTACGCCGACTCCTTCGCACGGGACCATGTGATGGCCGAGCTGGGCGGCCGCACGATCCATGAGGCCCTGGCCGCCGGCTGGGAGGCGAAGGACGTGTGGCGCGCCGTCTGCGCCGCCATGGACATTCCCGCGGACAAGCGGTGA
- a CDS encoding AzlD domain-containing protein, giving the protein MSIWIAIAATMVGCYLVKLVGLLVPADTLERPLVQRLAALLPVALLAALTAQQTFSTGQTLVLDARAAGVGAAALALLLRAPFLVVVGVAVAVTAGVRALGG; this is encoded by the coding sequence ATGAGCATCTGGATCGCGATAGCAGCGACAATGGTCGGCTGCTACCTCGTGAAACTCGTCGGGCTGCTGGTGCCGGCCGACACCCTGGAAAGGCCACTCGTGCAGCGGCTGGCGGCCCTGCTGCCCGTCGCCCTGCTGGCCGCACTGACCGCGCAGCAGACCTTCAGCACGGGTCAGACGCTGGTCCTCGACGCACGAGCCGCAGGAGTCGGTGCGGCGGCGCTGGCGCTGCTGCTGCGCGCCCCGTTCCTGGTGGTGGTGGGTGTTGCGGTGGCCGTGACGGCAGGTGTGCGGGCACTGGGAGGCTGA